TAAAGTATCGATTACTTTCAGAAATagaatttttgtatttccGATAAAACTTTAAGCAACTAGATTTAGTTtcatgaaatatttaataattatatttcttAATACAACTGGCTTGAACAGGCATGGATATTACCTATTTATATCTTTCAAAAGGTTCTTCAAAGTAGATAAATGCTGCAGTGGTCGTAGTTTTCAAAATCGCGTAATTAGTAACAcagcaaaatttttgtctttgccCTTTCCAGGTGTCATATTTCTAGActattggttttattttatttttttttttttaaagcatttgTTCTGGTCGTGGAAAATCACCTCATAGGACTCCGTTACCTTTCGCCAAGTTAGAAAAAATACAGCAAACTAACAGAAAAATCagtgcaaaaaatttcaaagagCTGCAGTATTTAAAGGATTCTTTGTCTGAGGATTACCGTCAGTTTTACACAATTTACAACACGAGTGAAAGTGAGAttgaatgtttttgttttgttacttAACGAAAAAAGGCTAATTTGCTTTGGATGTTTAACACGTTAAAGACCATTAGCAAAagtttaagatttttaaagatttttatattGTGATATTGTGTCTTCAATCTTTTGAAACTGAAGAtctcaaaaatatatttttttaaattagatgtttaatttaataataagtcATTCAtgtaattacaaatttattcaacaaaaataacatcaaaaTATCAAAGATTTGTCGTcatagaattttatttattgcgcttaaacaatgcaaataaattttatgaaatttttgactTGAGACCtcgagaaaaaaaatcaattttaattaaaaacatttgattTCAAACAAACGCTTaagaacaaaacaaaataattttattatttccgtTTCAATTCTTTTTGTACCTACTTCTCTGCACTTACGTTTATTTTTCCTattgttcaatttttaaatacttttgttttattattattgttattatttcagGGTTGAGTTGAGTAACCTTATTAGGCTAGACTTCGCCCCACAGAATTtgtatatttcatttttttaataaagatcttatattattattattattattattattattattattactgtcgCCAAAAACGACGATTTTTGACAATTCTAGCTTGAAAACAAAATGCTTTATAAAGTAGAAAATCACTTTATTTTGGCACCATTTCTGGTGAAatcgtttcatttttttctaaaaattcaaaacatgCTGTGTGAAAACCTGAAATCTATTTATACTGGccaaaaataacgatttaagcaccagtttatttaaaatcactTGATTTCGGACAATTCCTTgcccaaaaataataaaactcgATGTAGAAAACCTGAAATAGATTTTATCTGGTGCCGAAAACGACGATTTAAGcaccactttaattaaaatcagttGATTTCAGACGATTCCTTCAGTCTTTTTTGTTGTGGTGTAGTAAATTACAAAGCTCTTTTAAAGTTTCGTTTAAGTCTGATCAATTCGTAAATCAAATTTCAACTTCACAATGCAATTTGCGAATACGAATaccatattttttgttttatcagaGGTTCAGCAACTTTTGTGTAAGAAGGTTGATTctctaaaatttgttttttttttttttcatttttttgtatctttaatcGTATTCgcaacgttttaaaaaaaattaagaacgaaaacaaattggtaaaagttagCTTTATTTCTTGCCATTCATAATtgcctgtaatttttttgtcttgcACTCACCGTTATTTCAagtcatttttatttcaatgctCTTAAGGAACATTGCGTTATTTGGCAACACCGAAGTAATAATATCACAAAAATAGATATAATAGTTTTAATTCAAGTGCAATACCTGGAGAGATCGATTTTCCTCAAAGTCTGCACCTTTTGTATGGCTTTGGAAAATTCTGGCCAAATTTCATCGCCACTATCCATCGGCAGGAGCATTTTCCTCAGATCGAGATGCACCGTTCCGTGCTTTTCTAACGTATTCGCAAGCCCTTCAAAACTATGTACTTGCGAATTTTTCATCCTAACCGTGCGCCATAATGATGGATGACTCGCAATATCCCTCCACATGGTACACACACAACCCGCCCTTAACAAATCCTGCACTTTCAAATATTGGAAAACGTGCAACAGTGTGTTGTAACCGTATGCAACATCTTGCAAATAACTATCCATTAACCGCTTTTCTTCCTGTTTCTCATTCGAGGTGTTATTTAATTTGGAGGAACGTCTCGTACTTCTTGAACTTTCAACAGGTCTGTAACAAACACATATTTTTCTTTGGAGGAGGGTCAACAAAAAAGCGACAAGCGATCAAACAAACCTCAAATTCGTATTGAGattgttttttaagcaaagcAAATCATAAGACGCAAACGTATTGGagcagtttttgcaaaaatgattGTGGATGCGGAAATAGAACAGGAATGAGcttaataaactatttatcaaaaaatggaCAGGAACTGTTCATTGCCTTCAACAAAAAGAACGAAAGGTGGGATAATGGTCgcctgaaaataaaatcaaattaacgACGTCACAAAGAAACTCACTCTTGtttatcttcattattttcttgcgGTTCTTCATTTTTCTCAGTCTGTGGCACCTCATCGGTACTTTGAACCGGTGCTTCATCTGTACTAATTTGCGCATTTTTCGCCTCTTCAACCTCACTACTAACCGATTCAAAATTCATCGGTTTGATCACAGTCGGTGAAACCGAAACAACGTTATGCTtcggaattattaaaaatttacggCCTGCCAAATACTCAACGTATTGCGGTCTGGGTGCCTCAATGGGTTCATTTTCCTTATTCCGCATATTATCGACTTGAATGGTCGAACTGTGAGGCAACCATGAGGTAACCGATCCGACCAAACTCTTAGTTTCCGTCGCTGTCTGAGTGGgatttttgctttgtttcgtTGGCACATCTTTAGCTTTGGGTAAGGGAAGTAAGCGGGGCATGTTCGGGACTCCCCCTGAAATGGCAGTGTCTTGTTGGGGTGAATCCCCCGGACGTGGTATTCGTTGCAAAGTTGGTAGAACTGATGATTGGGCCGACATTGACTTCAGGGTGTTTATGGGTGTGAGAGGGGGCAAAACAATTGACGCAGATGTTGCGACGCTCTGACCATGCTCCAGTTGGCAATTCTGCAAAACATTACAACATCCAACGCCTCGTCCAAACAATAGTAATTTCTACAAGTAAGTAAAGTAATTTTAACGTGTAGTTGAGTTAAAAAAGATACTTCACtcacgagttgaatacaacattttttctacgTCTGATTACTACGTAGCATTTTTTCCACAATAAATTTTGCGAACAAAACTTAAGTAAGTTAGTTACTTAAAAAGTAACTAAACGCCCTCCGGTGATAACATATCGTGCTATACGGTAATTTCCTAcattagagaattaaaaatgatttaatttttgatttcaaggtgttattaaaacaataatgaatcGTAGCGAACATATGTGGGCTAAgaaacaacaataaattagtgaagcttgtgaattttttcactgAAAAAACATGTTATACTTCAGTAAATCTataaaactgcaattaagattagcaactgctgatacatttaagcaTAAATTGTTCCAAAAAGTTCTCATtctctttgtaataattttacaataaagtaaaatataacggttgtagaaaaaatagtgtatttattttagtaGAAAATTGTCGTACCTTGCAGACGTAGGCTTGGATCTGAATATGCGAGGATAGTCCGACGCACTCGTAATGGTACAAGCATAGGCAAATGCGACACTGGAGCGTCGGTACCATGCCCATGACACCCCCGCATCGAATGGAACAGGGTTGGCAGGGTTTTCCCTCCATTTCTACACTGCAATACGACGGTGGTGAGGGATTTGGGAGTTCGTGGGGAAAAGAAGGGTGATTTATTTCTGAGTGGAAGCAAAAAACTACATCCAATACAATTAACTAAAAGCAAGAGCACACCTGAAGCTAAATTTTACGAattatttaaactttgtttcaaGTAGTGTTTTCTGTGAAGAAGGCATGCGCTTGGTGATAATTTTTAGGACGACTACTTACTTTGGTATGGCTTTGGTTGTCGTTTTCTTAGTAGATGAGCGTTTGGAAGGCGGAGGTTCAACCTCCATGGGTTCTTCTTCCGCTTTGGCACTTCTGTCAGAGCGGGTTTTGTTAGGTGCCAACTTAATCTgcaaattctttcaaaaattaagaatttattagtattttgaTTGGAAACAAAAACGTTGCCATGGGGGTGCGGATATGAAAGAAATGGAAATGCAACGAAAACATGATTATAAAGTactcacaaaaaataaaaataaaataattctaatgACTAACCAATTCaccagtaatttttcaaattttaacatatAAAATAGCAGATATCTACTTACATATCCCAGAAACAGCGAGTATTTCatgagtaaaaaaaaataactaaatattCACGTTTCCCGTCAGACCATCgtaatgtcaaaaaaattcaaagcgACTAATAGAActgtaattttaaaagtgtaatTTTAATTCTATTGGTcgatttgaaaacaaaaaataatcacgTCGAATTACTTTagtagtaatatttttttttaataattttaaccgCAAGTTCATCTTTgtagcaattaattaaaattatgagCATTTACGTAATTACTGTTGAGAATTTCTACTCGACTAAGTACcgtaaatttttgcaatacttcggtttattgtttttattgaatGATTTTTCTTGATTTGGCGTCAGTAGGACGTACAAAACAGATCGTATTATgacaaatttaagaaaaaaattcgaaaaaaaaaacgtgacAATTACACATCGAATAATACACAAGTGttataaattgtaaaattatgttccaaaaaatttaaaaattactgttgataaaaactttcaaattttctaatcagccttttaaattaagttgccaaTAATCAAATACAAAAGGCACACCAGTGTTgctagatttaaaaaaaatcgcagaattaaagaattttcagAGTAAATTTTTACTGGAATCTATTAATTTGGTGTGTAATGATGATCACAATGAATTTGACAAAAAGGGTAGATTTATCTACCCTAGATTCAAACCCCTGATAATATTGGTATTACGAATTTAAATTATAGTATAATTTATTCCTTCCCCCTGAAAATTATAACTTGCACTAAAAAAGTAATTCCCAACTTTTTCGCCTTGTGAACCCCTTATTATAGCtataacaaaacaataaaaaaaatttagtaaaacatttattttcctTGTTGCACAAATTGAACTGAATGAAAGTAATTAatgcgaattaaaaaaaaactaatagtaatttagtatttttttatattttttaaatactttatttttaaactagtAACAGAGTACAGTAATTATTATGTACAGCCAATTTATTCGtaggaattttattaaaacaggtccaggaatttattttgaaaaaaatgtcataTAGAGTTAGCATAAAAACCGTGTATGAAAATATAGATACGAAAACACCGGTTACAGTTTATCATGTAAATGTGGAGACAAAAAGTGCTTATTTAAGACTGCAATTTCCAACATCAGAATTCTATTTATGAAAATGTTCAAcataaaaacgtaaataattttttaaagaaaaacacaaCTTGTGGCCCACTGAGACAATCAAAGCTGCtgccaattttattttgtctgtttatttaaatttaatattttgtattttttaactcAGCGATTTAAAATTCCgcaaatacaatattttttttggcaaaccTCCACAAATTTACGAAACATCTCacatttttaatactaatattaatttatcttTGTTACTACCGACGTTACTCTTGAAGCTTTTCTCTTCTAATTTTTATactattgtttataattagaATTCATTTTTAGATTATTCTCTAACtttttatacaatgtgttaCAGAAACCCCGAATCATACAAAACTTatgttacataatttttttcagaaattaaattgaaaaaagacaTTTGCAAAAGACGAAAAATTCCAGAAATATTTTCTAGTCTTTTACCGCAATAATTGGTAAATCGTTAGAGGcttaattttatgaaattattacgTATTCCCGATTTCCTATCAttctttcaagattttttattgctttaggAAAATCAAGAATGTTTTTCTGTggtaaaaaattctaatattttttttaacaatttcacgaaacaaaataaaaaataagtcaaacaTGTATTTACTTTGATATTGCCTAAAGTCCGTCCCGACCTCCTCGTTGGTTGCGGCGCCTCTGACTCTGGCGTTTTAGGACTCGAAACTTTCGAAGTGCCTGCTTTCGGACTCAAAACATTCGGTGTTTTACTCCCGCCTTTCGccggtgtttttttattccacGCTTTCGCGTCCCGAATAATTTCCTTCTCAGGATCATCCAAACCCAACGGTTCCTTATAGAATGTAAAATTATCCACCGTTAACTCTTTGGACCCTTTCAAAACTTCGGTAAGCTCGCGCATCGACCGTATTTTTTTCCCCGTTGGACTGTAGTAATAAATATCCCCATTGCGTTTATTGGGGTTATCAAAAGTAGCTCTATAGACCAGCTCGCGTTTCCAGCCGTGCAAAAACGGTTTGCGATACTTTGGGTCTGACATGTCGACAGTCACCCGCGATTTTTTCGGGGTTGGACTGGAGGTGTCTGAGCGAGGTTTCCGAGATGGAACGTCGGAAATGTTTGACATTTCATCGTCTTCAGCATCGTGTTCACCATTTTCGTTCGATTTGTGTGATGATCGTATTGGGGATAAGACAATATCACTGTAACGCTTATTTGGGATTCGGGCACGTTTTCCTTTACCCAAAGTCTGGATTGGGGGCATTGTTATGTCCGCTTCATTGGGAAAAGTGTCATCTGCAACCATAacctaaaattttgttttgacgTTTCGATTCGTTACCTTTTTCCGGCGCTTTCGGGGGCGATTCTTGCACTTGTGTGTCTTTGTTACCTTCAGACTCGCTCTTTTCCTCATCTTTAGTCTCACTTACTGGTTGTTCGACCGCTTCAGTCTTTTCAACAGAACTTTCTTCAATTTTCTCCTCAACATTTTGCTTTTCTTCATCATTGGCGTCCGTTCCTCCAACGTCCCCAACACTACTCTGAGTAGTCTCACTATTGGCACCGTCCCCATTTGTTTCAGACGCCGTTTTGCTACCTGTTTCGTCATTTAAGGCATTATCTTCAGTGCTAGACACGGTCGCTTCTTCCGATTCCGGTTTTTCGGCTTCCATGTCTCGAGACGCTGCAATTTCACCCAAAAAAACCTAATGGCATCAGCATACGCTCCTCAACGTTTCATAGCATGGCAGTGGAAGCAGAAGCGTCGTTTTGAGTGATGTTGTTTCACGATTGATTTTAACACTGAATACGGTTTTACGAGTCCACGATTTATGAAAAAGCAACAAACTGGTGGAAAATTGCTGATTATTTGGTAAACAAGCACATTTTTTGCGACTTCCACTTTGGGAAACAGAGCACGATTTGATGTTTGAAGATGGCAGCACTTGACAAGCGTGAGAAATGGCGGGCTACTATTATTGTGGCTAAAATATCGACCGGATTCGGGTTCAAAATAATCTTTACGCAAGTTTACGGGTGAAAAGATTTAAATGGATCCGTTCATAATTGTCGTTTtgcaaaaatctaaaaatttaattacaaagcgtctaaaaaaattgttttcgattttttgtaaGTTGCGTCACCCTAGCCacaactcatttttaattcaaaaaaattaaattattaattaaataattaattacattagcgcgtataatataataaaaccgttaaaaattaaacgccGTTAATTGTAGTTACTATAGcaataaccaataaaatttcaagatttgcaattttaattagtgttaaattttaacaacacGTTAAAAAGTTTCAGAATGCCCGCTATTTtcccttaattaattaaatttttgttcttttttttgtcaaaatatcaaaaaacatAACAAATGTTACGCAATTTCGTCCACAGTGAAACATTATTGCCTGCATacataagaattaaaaaactttgattacgaatacggaggactataatttaatagacgaaacgagatacaaaatcggaGGATTTTTCAAGACCTTGCGAATACGCTGGAAAGTGTCTATGGTTGCTCGTAAGGTTACCGCACTCGGCTGGCGCCTCGAGCATCAAGATTCTTGCTCGCACAATATCACTTTCTATACTCGTTACGTAATATACTATTTCAGAAATTAGGccctaaaaattaagatttttattttttcatatcaAAATAACAGGTAACATCAAATGTTATGCAACTCTGTCTACAGTAGAACATTATTGCCTGCAtacatacaaaataataaattttatctatAATATGAATTAAACATTTCTAGAGAATAGCGAACAACTCACACTAATGCtaatagttttaaataaaagcaataAGTACTAGCTGTGGTGAGACCATCCAGGTTCTGAGCCGTAaacatctttattttttttgcgaccttaagtattttttttttgtaataatgtgACTATCAAACAATTTGTAACAAGTTCtgaaactaaatttgttttgcattcgaaacaatacattttatatcagttttgaGACcaagaaatttttgatttgatttaaaaaacaattgtcaCATTCCCAAATTCACGATATAAACGTCCCCAGTTTTGCATTCTTTTTGTGGTAGTTACAAACATTACGGTTTTTACTATTAGAGtgaacaaataattaattactagtAGTTTCCCCACTAATGAAATATACAAAATGTGGtacacaaattaataaaaatcgaattaatgcgcttaaaacataaatacaaTCTTAAGTTTTTATAAGATTTAGCTTTGGTTTATTTGTGGTTAAAAAATTCTGGGAAACGAGCTGATACGATCTAAAAATCTCAAATCTCTAGTAATCTGTCGTCTATTTGATGATacttttattccaaaattccCGATCATTCATTGATAGAGTGAATAAAAAGCGCGTTATAATCATGCTCAATTTAGagtaatgaaataatttattttgtcttgTAAGTGGATCTAATTCGTCGTGAGTCTCTTATGTCTACAGTAATCATAATCAAGCatctaattaattttccaatatcCTAGGGGTCTTGGTTTGAACTTTAAACGGAgttaagaacaaaaaattccattgagaaaattttattgcccACCCAAGTCTGTAACAATTATCCACCAATTAAGTATGCTTTACGATCTCGTTTACATTTATGAAAAATCGCCGATTAGGGCCAAGGCATTTCAAAAGgcattattaaaacaatattaacTTTATTTACATAAGCATTAACAGTGGCAGCTCGAGCGCTGTAAAATTGTTAGCTTTGAAGGTCAATTTCAGCGTTTTCACACAAAACCGCCAAACATCGCCGATACCGGATGGAACGGTATATCGGAAAGTGAAAGGCATAAATAAATTCACAAAGAACCGAACTCTTCTTCAGCATCCCAGTGGAAAAAAACGCATTTAACGCAAGTAACTGGCTGCATTTCtgctaaaaattgtgaaagtGTGTGTGCATGCCATCGcggaataataaataacgcGTGCGCCcataaacaacaacatttaaacCGGATGTGAATTTTGATTATTCGGGATCGAGCAGGCGGTGGGAAGTGTTTAACGCTCCGATTGAAAAAACGGCAAAGCTCGCTTGATTTTCGATCAATTTGTTCGCATTGGCGGGCATATATCTCGCATTCGTGACCGCTTCCAACCAATCCCAGCGACATGATGTCAGATTCGGCCAATAGCGCGGCGCGCGCATGACATCAAGGTCTAAAAATAACGATGTTATAAGGAAAACCGCACATGGGAGTGTATTATGTTTGAGTTTAGCGGAGCACGCGGGCGACTTAACTTCGTGAGAGGCATATGCGATGTTTATTATTCACGCTAATCCGGATTTTGTAAAATCGTGTACGAAGTGTCAGAGACTGTTAGTTCGTGATAAATATAAACTGATTTGTGGTTCGAATCCTGGCTGTGGCAGGTGGTTTTACGTGaggtaaatatttatatttacccTTGCTTGGTGCTTGCCCATTTCACCGCTTTCGCATGATAATACCACCCTGCTGCATCCCGCATTTACCACACCCTCGTAGTTTTGACACTTCCAAAACGGCACACAATTATGACAACTGTTATTGCGATCCTGTGACCTCTCTATTCGAATCTAGTTTCTTGCTCCTGCATTGTAATTCTTCAGGAATTACTGCGGCCTCCTACATAAGAATTAAAGTTCATTTGTAATCATAGGAGATCACAGAGAGACTGTTGaattgtaaattattactttataATGGTAGATACGAGAATATTTCCCGACCAGTGTTACCACCCACGACAAATCTGCGAACGATTGTAAACATGGGCTTAAATcgtaaacacaattaattttcgtTTAGGGAAATGTGGGATCAAGGTCTAGAAATGTTGAATTACCAAATTTCTTGACCCCCAAAAGACAAATTTATGggaacaacaataaaatgtacCAAATGTGGGTTAAGATACGCTCACACTTTGAACGACTTGGGCgataaacaaaacaatgaaTTTCAGGAGGCGAGCTTGATTTAGAGCAACAGGAATGCAGTACAGCATTAAAGACATACAGTAaagactattttttttattccaaattatgcaaaaaaaaattcagtgcTACCAACTCAGTTTTTAGGACACAAGTCACTTTGTAGTAAAAATTGTAAGTGTAACTggatttttaatgaatttcgGGGGACTACTCGTAtgaataattatgtaaaaaacgaacaatcgttcaaaatatttaaatatcgTATAGATAAGTTATGATAATACTCGTGATAATTCTAGAAACTTATAAATTCTGTATAGATCAAGTCgtctgataataataataaattacaggTTTTAAGGTGACTTTTTGAATAATATTGTGGTAAAGTTTCTCCCACATAAAGTGAgactttttgaaataaattctgcacaaattttttgtcttcgttaagttttttatttaaatgacatATCGCTCCCAACGTTAggcgattttaaaaaaattgttaacggAAGAtcctgttttaatttattgtacaGTCGAACAAAATGAATAAACTCGGCAGGGTTGTAAATTGTGGGATTGCAAACTAGACCTAGTTTCAATTCTTTTACAGTtcacagaaagcgaaattaaattttaatttagaattaaactaattcgaatttagttcaagtgtattttttttttaataaaaattttaataacccTGGAAAAtcagcaattttttatgttgatcTTTATTcatcaatgtttgaaaattatcatttcCACATAATAGTTTGACAAATTTAGTTTAGCAGGCGCTTGTTTATTGaggcgtcattttcactttgttcgaCTGTACATAAAAGCGAACAAGTAAAATACCCAAagaatttttagctaaaagtGTTAAAGTTTCAATCGATAATCTAGCTTTTAAAATGCGGGACAGATATTTCctgttcattattatttttattcttcgacactgtcagaatttcggatttttctcctgtgtaagacagttcaattttattaagtaCGTATTTGCTAAAAGGCGATTTTCTTTGGGAAGTTtgtcaattaaattattaatagtaAATAAAGTTACTTTACACCTTGTTCTGAAGATCTTCCTAGTTAATTGTTTGATAATGTCATCGGGTTAAAGTCgaacttttattaacaaattcaTAAAGGTTTTGCCAAATTCATGTACAATTAGTCagagttaaataaattttgctttgaaaaaaatcgctgttTGTGGTCATCCACGCAATTTCGGACAACCCatacttaaaaaattcgtcATTGAGAGcgcaattaatttgaaatttggacCCTTTTATTAAACGAATTGACGTCCGTAGTTACATAGGAAAATCGTTTTCTGAAATAAACTGGGAACAGCAATCGACCTGTGTTTC
The sequence above is a segment of the Tribolium castaneum strain GA2 chromosome 9, icTriCast1.1, whole genome shotgun sequence genome. Coding sequences within it:
- the LOC664527 gene encoding uncharacterized protein LOC664527 isoform X1 → MEAEKPESEEATVSSTEDNALNDETGSKTASETNGDGANSETTQSSVGDVGGTDANDEEKQNVEEKIEESSVEKTEAVEQPVSETKDEEKSESEGNKDTQVQESPPKAPEKDDTFPNEADITMPPIQTLGKGKRARIPNKRYSDIVLSPIRSSHKSNENGEHDAEDDEMSNISDVPSRKPRSDTSSPTPKKSRVTVDMSDPKYRKPFLHGWKRELVYRATFDNPNKRNGDIYYYSPTGKKIRSMRELTEVLKGSKELTVDNFTFYKEPLGLDDPEKEIIRDAKAWNKKTPAKGGSKTPNVLSPKAGTSKVSSPKTPESEAPQPTRRSGRTLGNIKNLQIKLAPNKTRSDRSAKAEEEPMEVEPPPSKRSSTKKTTTKAIPNVEMEGKPCQPCSIRCGGVMGMVPTLQCRICLCLYHYECVGLSSHIQIQAYVCKNCQLEHGQSVATSASIVLPPLTPINTLKSMSAQSSVLPTLQRIPRPGDSPQQDTAISGGVPNMPRLLPLPKAKDVPTKQSKNPTQTATETKSLVGSVTSWLPHSSTIQVDNMRNKENEPIEAPRPQYVEYLAGRKFLIIPKHNVVSVSPTVIKPMNFESVSSEVEEAKNAQISTDEAPVQSTDEVPQTEKNEEPQENNEDKQEPVESSRSTRRSSKLNNTSNEKQEEKRLMDSYLQDVAYGYNTLLHVFQYLKVQDLLRAGCVCTMWRDIASHPSLWRTVRMKNSQVHSFEGLANTLEKHGTVHLDLRKMLLPMDSGDEIWPEFSKAIQKVQTLRKIDLSRCPASVVEQLAITNKDLEVINGVTIVCQSMSLDTLSSLKNLKELRLKSPCGLTLSSDITSLKELTSLTHLSLTSIKDLNKMSLSVIAALKNLESLDLGECNDFPDTFGAEILMKLTKLEKLRLEKGQGDCHTTEILEAVRQMPDLEQLELVNFDIKSGFDVALGACSNIKKLLLIPTYISQSATTNHVVLAGMLRLKSTLSHLVWGVTLELLRVTELFVDQYEDSDKKKKKSKKAVGKGDCIPVLKPVPLLMEKDEDIPPAHDPPKVEIIPLPDLQKLLLKSLPTTRVKILKIPFHATWRQSITDTVN
- the LOC664527 gene encoding uncharacterized protein LOC664527 isoform X2, with amino-acid sequence MEAEKPESEEATVSSTEDNALNDETGSKTASETNGDGANSETTQSSVGDVGGTDANDEEKQNVEEKIEESSVEKTEAVEQPVSETKDEEKSESEGNKDTQVQESPPKAPEKDDTFPNEADITMPPIQTLGKGKRARIPNKRYSDIVLSPIRSSHKSNENGEHDAEDDEMSNISDVPSRKPRSDTSSPTPKKSRVTVDMSDPKYRKPFLHGWKRELVYRATFDNPNKRNGDIYYYSPTGKKIRSMRELTEVLKGSKELTVDNFTFYKEPLGLDDPEKEIIRDAKAWNKKTPAKGGSKTPNVLSPKAGTSKVSSPKTPESEAPQPTRRSGRTLGNIKIKLAPNKTRSDRSAKAEEEPMEVEPPPSKRSSTKKTTTKAIPNVEMEGKPCQPCSIRCGGVMGMVPTLQCRICLCLYHYECVGLSSHIQIQAYVCKNCQLEHGQSVATSASIVLPPLTPINTLKSMSAQSSVLPTLQRIPRPGDSPQQDTAISGGVPNMPRLLPLPKAKDVPTKQSKNPTQTATETKSLVGSVTSWLPHSSTIQVDNMRNKENEPIEAPRPQYVEYLAGRKFLIIPKHNVVSVSPTVIKPMNFESVSSEVEEAKNAQISTDEAPVQSTDEVPQTEKNEEPQENNEDKQEPVESSRSTRRSSKLNNTSNEKQEEKRLMDSYLQDVAYGYNTLLHVFQYLKVQDLLRAGCVCTMWRDIASHPSLWRTVRMKNSQVHSFEGLANTLEKHGTVHLDLRKMLLPMDSGDEIWPEFSKAIQKVQTLRKIDLSRCPASVVEQLAITNKDLEVINGVTIVCQSMSLDTLSSLKNLKELRLKSPCGLTLSSDITSLKELTSLTHLSLTSIKDLNKMSLSVIAALKNLESLDLGECNDFPDTFGAEILMKLTKLEKLRLEKGQGDCHTTEILEAVRQMPDLEQLELVNFDIKSGFDVALGACSNIKKLLLIPTYISQSATTNHVVLAGMLRLKSTLSHLVWGVTLELLRVTELFVDQYEDSDKKKKKSKKAVGKGDCIPVLKPVPLLMEKDEDIPPAHDPPKVEIIPLPDLQKLLLKSLPTTRVKILKIPFHATWRQSITDTVN